Part of the Zingiber officinale cultivar Zhangliang chromosome 8A, Zo_v1.1, whole genome shotgun sequence genome, ttctcttcaacTTCCAGCGCAATTTGATCTACTCCCAACCACCGACCACACTCACAAAGTTTCCACTCTTCGTCTTATTTATTCCTCTGCATTACGCGCAATTTAATCATCGCCTCCTTCATTAAAAAAGGGTTTCTAGTTTCAATTTCCACACTGCGGTTCGATCGCCGGCCGTCACTCACCATGCCGACGCTGAACGGTACTGAATGCGGAGGGAAGCGCGAAGTGCTCTTGCTCTTGCTGGCTCTTGCTTTTTCTTCCCACTTTATGCTCCTGATGGCGGTATTCGGCAATGCGGCGGAGGATATTCCGGCCGGGCGTCAGATTGACGGTCTGCGATATTCCCGCCGGCGAGTGCTCGCCGCTGGGCAGTATTGCGAGGGCACTCTGTACCCGGATCTCTGCGTTTCGACGGTTTCTTCCGTTCCGGGCTTGCACGGCAAGTCCCTGCCCGAGGTGATCTGCCACACGGTCAACTCCACCGCCGGCGCCGTGCGCAACGCCGCCTGGAACATCACCAACTACCTCCGCCGCCGCGGAGGCTACCTTGAGGCCCGCCAGCGCCTCGCGCTGGCTGACTGCCTCGAGCTCTTCGCGCAGACTCTCGACGAGCTCGAGGCGGCGTCTGGGGGGCTCGCTGGCGGCGACCCGGGCGACCGCGTGGACGACGTCGAGACGGTGCTCTCCGCCGCCATCACCAACCAGTACACCTGCCTCGACGGCTTCGCCTACGTGGGTCGCGGCGGCGGGTACCGCCCCGCCATCGAGCGGCGGCTCCTCCACGTCTCCCGCCTCGTCAGCAACTCGCTGGCGATGGTGAAGCGCATCCGGCGGCGCCGCCGCCGGGTGACGCTGGAGGCGGTCGACATGAGGGGATTCCCGGCGTGGGTGCCGGCGAGGGACCGGAAGCTACTGCAGGCGCCGGCGGCGAACGCGACGACGCCGCCGATCGCCCCCAATCTGGTGGTCGCCAAGGACGGGAGCGGGAACTTCACGACTATAAGCGACGCGGTGGCGGCGGCGCCGAACAACACGGCGGGGAGGTTCGTGATCTACGTGAAGGCGGGGGCGTACTTCGAGAACGTGGAGGTGAGCAAGAGCAAGACGAACCTGATGATGATCGGCGACGGCATCGGGAAGACGGTGGTGAAGGCCAGCCGTAACGTGGTCGACGGATGGACCACCTTCCGATCCGCTACCTTCGGTAACTCTCCTCCCTTCTCTCACGCACCTTCAACTCCAAAAACATCACGACAACACACAAAAAGATTTTCTTTTTCTTGCCAAAATCTCAAATCCAGCTCCCGAGTTTCAAGATCCACCGGCGATCTCCACGTGAACACGGGGGAGCAGGTAGACTCTGCTTTCTCTGTCACGCCATTAGAAAACATGCCACTTTGTCCTCTCTCCTTAGAGGAAGACCATGGATCAAGCCTCCTGACTTCTCTTCATTTTTAACTCTtgacttttaatttttaattaaatttatatcacAGTGAAGAAAAAGAAGTCGTCCCTATAGGCCTCTTCCCACGTTCCCTGGTAAATCATGGATGATATTTGTTCCGATTCATTTTGAGATTTGATAAATTTCATATGaaaaatttgatatattttaGGCTGTATAGTTGTGTCATTGATTGTTTGATACAAAACTCAGATAACATCGTCCTGTTCCCCTGTTTTGGATGTTTCGTTGTAACGAAAAGGGGTGACATCTGGGAGTGGAAGTGCTTCTTCGTCAAAATCACCAGCTGTCGAACTGGCCATGGCATATAATTGAATTCCCCTGTTCCAAGTTTTAATGGATTCCACACACGATAGCACTGGCACGATCTCAGCAACTCGATCATCATTCAATCTTTGATGATCATGCAATTCATTGTTTTTATTTGAATGTGTGGGAGAAATCAGTGAGAGAGGAACAAAAGTTTAATCTGTGCGATTAATTTGCAGCGGTGGTGGGGAACGGGTTCCTGATGCGAGATATGACGATCGAGAATGCGGCGGGGCCGAGCAAGCACCAGGCGGTGGCGCTCCGCGTCTCCGCCGACCTCTCCGCCTTCTACCGGTGCAGCTTCGTGGGGTACCAGGACACGCTCTACGTCCACTCCCTCCGCCAGTTCTACCGCGAGTGCAACGTCTACGGCACCATCGACTTCGTCTTCGGCAACGCCGCCGTGGTGCTGCAGGGCTGCAGCCTCTACGCGCGCCGCCCGCTGCCCAACCAGCAGAACATATTCACGGCGCAGGGGCGGGAGGACCCTAACCAGAACACCGGCATCTCCGTCCAGAAGTGCAAGGTGGCGGCGGCCGCCGACCTCATCCCGGTGCAGGCCAACTTCTCCACCTTCCTCGGCCGGCCGTGGAAGGAGTACTCCCGGACCGTGTTCATGCAGTCGTACCTCGATAACTTGATCGATCCGGCGGGGTGGATGCCGTGGAACGGCTCCTTCGCGCTCGACTCGCTGTACTACGGCGAGTACATGAACCGGGGGCCGGGGGCGAACACCACCAACCGGGTGGCGTGGCCGGGGTTCAGGGTCATCACCACCGCGGCGGAGGCCGGCAACTTCACGGTGGCGGAGTTCATCCAGGGCGCCCAGTGGCTGGCCTCCACTTCGGTGCCGATTATTTTAGGCTTGAATTAACTAATAATTAAATCGATTTATCGCCTAATTCCATGAATTAAAGCTCCTCGATCATCTCCCTGTCTGCAATTTCCTTAGGCTTTATTAAATTGCAAGTGCGGAATAAAGTTGATTTttcaaaaagagaaagaaaaaaatatgaaaaaaaaaatcgaagACGCCATCAGTTCCGATCACATCCCTCCCTGCAGTAGCCCGCGCCGCCGCTGCCGTGTCCCCGACGGCCTCCTCTCCCTCTTCTGGCCGAAGTCCTCGGATGCAAACATATAAAACTTTAAGGGGGGAAATCAAAAGCATCTTAttattatgtatttttttaaaaaaatatactaaaataaCATTTCAttatatatttcatttaaaaaatatatttatttcagaATTATTATAGAGGCTATAGGCAGGGCGAAGCCAACAATATAGTCAGAGGGTAGAAATCAACGATATATAATTTTAAGATAGTTAATAAATatgtttcaaaaaaatttcaCTGAAATTATAATGGTTCATGATAAGAAATCATAATATGAAATCTTTGCATAATAGTTTCATTGTCAATTTCATTAAAAGCATCTTTCTTACGGAATAATACAAACAACAAGCTAAATCATTTTACATTCGATTGTGCAGTTGATGTTTTATGGTCTTTATTACTGAAAATGCTCTCTCTATACTCATAGTAACAACTAGCAAAGTCAATGCTAAAATAACAAGCATATAAACCAAAAGAT contains:
- the LOC122010184 gene encoding pectinesterase-like, yielding MPTLNGTECGGKREVLLLLLALAFSSHFMLLMAVFGNAAEDIPAGRQIDGLRYSRRRVLAAGQYCEGTLYPDLCVSTVSSVPGLHGKSLPEVICHTVNSTAGAVRNAAWNITNYLRRRGGYLEARQRLALADCLELFAQTLDELEAASGGLAGGDPGDRVDDVETVLSAAITNQYTCLDGFAYVGRGGGYRPAIERRLLHVSRLVSNSLAMVKRIRRRRRRVTLEAVDMRGFPAWVPARDRKLLQAPAANATTPPIAPNLVVAKDGSGNFTTISDAVAAAPNNTAGRFVIYVKAGAYFENVEVSKSKTNLMMIGDGIGKTVVKASRNVVDGWTTFRSATFAVVGNGFLMRDMTIENAAGPSKHQAVALRVSADLSAFYRCSFVGYQDTLYVHSLRQFYRECNVYGTIDFVFGNAAVVLQGCSLYARRPLPNQQNIFTAQGREDPNQNTGISVQKCKVAAAADLIPVQANFSTFLGRPWKEYSRTVFMQSYLDNLIDPAGWMPWNGSFALDSLYYGEYMNRGPGANTTNRVAWPGFRVITTAAEAGNFTVAEFIQGAQWLASTSVPIILGLN